The proteins below come from a single Pandoraea apista genomic window:
- a CDS encoding dienelactone hydrolase family protein has translation MTVSFRGLTELTNLSGRVSDRLSHDFPHRFARRATSSLAVALVCLSFGWLGNAFAQEKVSLPSLDTDSRGAPVMIDAYLFRASNATGPTPAVVFMHGCNGMFTRKGKIDSRELDWAHRLNAQGYAVLAVDSFTSRAQPSECARGGPVRPSVERPRDAYGALRYLQSLPGIQPDRIALMGWSHGGGTVLFSIGPASPGRVRDAKPAPDFVAAIAFYPGWCNAKAQGPDWSTHIPLLLLTGADDVWSKPAPCDAFVQEATAHGAPITFHLYPGAVHDFDYPNLPVRSRPEFTNPRTHVVPITGTQPEARDDAIARVTAFLAKAFGK, from the coding sequence ATGACCGTCAGCTTCAGAGGTCTTACGGAACTTACGAATCTTTCGGGTCGCGTATCAGACCGCCTCTCTCACGATTTCCCCCATCGTTTTGCACGACGCGCGACGTCGTCACTAGCCGTCGCGCTCGTCTGCCTGTCGTTCGGATGGCTCGGCAACGCGTTCGCACAGGAGAAAGTGAGCCTCCCGTCGCTGGACACGGACAGCCGCGGCGCGCCGGTGATGATCGACGCCTACCTGTTCCGCGCGTCCAATGCCACGGGCCCCACACCCGCAGTCGTGTTCATGCATGGCTGCAACGGTATGTTCACGCGCAAAGGCAAGATCGACAGCCGCGAACTCGACTGGGCACATCGGCTCAACGCACAGGGGTACGCGGTGCTGGCCGTGGACAGCTTCACCTCGCGCGCGCAGCCCAGCGAGTGTGCCCGGGGCGGGCCGGTGCGGCCGTCGGTGGAGCGACCCCGTGATGCCTACGGGGCGTTGCGCTACTTGCAAAGCTTGCCTGGCATCCAGCCGGATCGTATTGCGTTGATGGGCTGGTCGCACGGTGGCGGTACGGTTTTGTTCTCCATCGGCCCGGCGAGTCCCGGACGAGTGCGGGATGCCAAACCGGCGCCGGACTTTGTCGCGGCCATTGCGTTCTATCCCGGCTGGTGCAACGCGAAGGCGCAGGGTCCCGACTGGTCGACGCACATTCCGTTGCTGCTGCTCACCGGCGCCGACGACGTCTGGTCGAAGCCCGCCCCTTGCGACGCCTTCGTGCAAGAGGCAACGGCACATGGCGCACCGATCACTTTCCACCTATACCCGGGTGCCGTACACGACTTCGACTATCCGAATCTGCCCGTGCGCAGCCGACCGGAATTCACCAATCCGCGCACCCACGTCGTGCCGATCACGGGCACCCAGCCGGAAGCACGAGACGATGCCATTGCGCGCGTGACGGCATTTCTTGCGAAGGCATTCGGGAAGTAA
- a CDS encoding DUF4148 domain-containing protein, translating to MKRTLITSALVSAMLAVSAGSAFASDAFDGPSEFSWVPQTSVLTRVQVREDLAQAQQAGLLQQHDSVYPKAVGKVGGATAVVTSGSVDSIAQAGSTYFGS from the coding sequence ATGAAACGCACTCTTATTACCTCTGCCCTGGTTTCCGCCATGTTGGCTGTGTCTGCCGGCTCGGCTTTTGCCAGCGACGCTTTCGACGGTCCGTCGGAATTTTCGTGGGTCCCCCAAACCAGCGTGCTGACACGCGTACAGGTCCGCGAAGACCTCGCGCAAGCCCAGCAAGCCGGTCTGCTGCAACAACACGATTCGGTCTATCCGAAGGCGGTTGGCAAGGTCGGCGGCGCAACTGCCGTTGTCACCTCGGGTTCGGTCGATAGCATTGCGCAGGCCGGCAGCACGTACTTCGGTAGCTAA